The Canis lupus dingo isolate Sandy chromosome 8, ASM325472v2, whole genome shotgun sequence genome has a segment encoding these proteins:
- the RABGGTA gene encoding geranylgeranyl transferase type-2 subunit alpha isoform X1, whose product MHGRLKVKTSEEQAEAKRLEREQKLKLYQSATQTVFQKRQAGELDESVLELTSQILGANPDFATLWNCRREVLQRLEAQKSPEELAALVKTELGFLESCLRVNPKSYGTWHHRCWLLGRLPEPNWARELELCARFLEVDERNFHCWDYRRFVAAQAAVPPAEELAFTDSLITRNFSNYSSWHYRSCLLPQLHPQPDSGPQGRLPEDVLLKELELVQNAFFTDPNDQSAWFYHRWLLGRADPQDALRCLHVSRDEACLTVSFSRPVLVGPRTETLLLMVDESPLAVEWRTPDGRNWPGHVWLCDLPATSLNDQLPHHTFRVIWTAGDAQKECVLLKGHQEGWCRDSATDEQLFRCELSVEKSTVLQSELESCKELQELEPENKWCLLTIILLMRALDPLLYEKETLQYFQTLKAVDPMRAAYLDDLRSKFLLENSLLKMEYAEVRVLHLGHKDLTVLCHLEQLLLVTHLDLSHNRLRALPPALAALRCLEVLQANDNAIESLDGVTNLPRLQELSLCNNRLQQRMVLQPLASCPRLVLLNLQGNPLCQAVGTSEYLAELLPLVNSILV is encoded by the exons ATG CACGGGCGCCTGAAGGTGAAGACCTCGGAAGAGCAGGCGGAGGCCAAAAGGCTAGAGCGGGAGCAGAAGCTGAAGCTCTACCAGTCAGCCACCCAGACTGTCTTCCAGAAG CGCCAGGCTGGTGAGCTGGATGAATCAGTGCTGGAACTGACAAGCCAGATTCTGGGAGCCAACCCTGACTTTGCCACCCTGTGGAACTGTCGGCGTGAGGTGCTTCAGCGGCTGGAGGCCCAAAA GTCCCCCGAGGAGCTGGCAGCTCTGGTGAAGACAGAACTGGGCTTCCTGGAAAGCTGCCTGCGGGTGAATCCCAAGTCCTATGGTACCTGGCACCACCGCTGCTGGCTGCTGGGCCGCCTGCCGGAGCCCAACTGGGCCCGGGAGCTGGAGTTATGTGCCCGCTTCCTCGAGGTTGATGAACGGAACT TTCACTGCTGGGATTACCGGCGTTTTGTGGCCGCTCAGGCAGCTGTGCCTCCTGCAGAGGAGTTAGCCTTCACTGACAGCCTCATTACCCGAAACTTTTCCAACTACTCCTCTTGGCATTACCGCTCCTGTCTCTTGCCCCAGCTGCACCCCCAGCCAGACTCTGGACCACAGGGACGTCTCCCTGAGGATGTGCTCCTCAAAG AACTGGAGCTGGTACAGAACGCCTTCTTCACTGACCCCAATGATCAGAGCGCCTGGTTCTATCACCGCTGGCTCCTGGGAAGAG CTGACCCCCAGGATGCCCTGCGCTGCCTGCACGTGAGCCGAGATGAGGCCTGTCTGACTGTCTCCTTCTCTCGGCCTGTCCTG GTGGGGCCCAGGACAGAGACATTGCTGCTCATGGTGGACGAGTCACCCTTGGCTGTGGAATGGAGGACCCCAGATGGCAGAAACTGGCCTGGCCACGTCTGG CTCTGTGACTTGCCCGCCACCTCCCTCAATGACCAGTTGCCCCACCATACATTTCGTGTCATTTGGACAGCAGGCGATGCCCAAAAGGAGTGTGTGCTTTTAAAAG GCCACCAGGAGGGCTGGTGCCGGGACTCAGCCACGGATGAGCAGCTTTTCAG GTGTGAGCTGTCAGTGGAGAAGTCCACGGTGCTGCAGTCTGAACTTGAATCCTGTAAGGAGCTGCAGGAGCTGGAGCCTGAGAATAAGT GGTGCCTGCTCACCATCATCCTGCTGATGCGGGCACTGGACCCCCTGCTGTATGAGAAAGAGACACTGCAGTATTTCCAGACCCTCAAG gctgTGGACCCGATGCGGGCAGCGTACCTGGATGACCTGCGCAGCAAGTTCCTGCTAGAGAATAGCTTGCTCAAGATGGAGTACGCCGAGGTGCGCGTGCTGCACCTCGGTCACAAG GATCTGACGGTACTCTGTCATCTGGAACAGCTGCTCTTGGTCACTCATCTGGACCTGTCACATAATCGTCTCcgagccctgccccctgccctggctgCCCTGCGCTGCCTTGAG gtCCTGCAGGCCAATGATAATGCCATAGAGTCCCTGGACGGTGTCACTAACCTGCCCCGGCTGCAGGAGCTCTCGCTGTGTAACAACC GCCTCCAGCAGCGCATGGTGCTCCAGCCTCTtgcctcctgccccaggctggTCCTCCTCAACCTGCAGGGCAACCCCCTGTGCCAAGCAGTGGGCACCTCTGAGTACCTGGCTGAGCTCTTGCCTTTGGTTAACAGCATCCTTGTCTAG
- the TGM1 gene encoding protein-glutamine gamma-glutamyltransferase K isoform X2 encodes MDGPRSDVGRWGGNPWQPPTTPSPEPEPEPEPERRSRRGGRSFWARCCGCCSCRNRADDDWGPEPHRDRGSGSGRRRPDSRGSDSRRPGSRASGVNAAGDGTIREGMLVVTGVDLLSSRSDQNRREHHTDEFEYDELIIRRGQPFHMVLHFSRPYESSDRVALELLIGNNPEVGKGTHVIIPVGKGGSGGWKAQVTKASGQNLNLRVHTSPNAIIGKFQFTVRTHSEAGEFQLPFDPHNEIYILFNPWCPEDIVYVDHEDWRQEYVLNESGRIYYGTEAQIGERTWNYGQFDHGVLDACLYILDRRGMPYGGRGDPVSVSRVISAMVNSLDDNGVLIGNWSGDYSRGTNPSAWVGSVEILLSYLRTGYSVPYGQCWVFAGVTTTVLRCLGLATRTVTNFNSAHDTDTSLTMDIYFDENMKPLEHLNHDSVWNFHVWNDCWMKRPDLPSGFDGWQVVDATPQETSSGIFCCGPCSVESIKNGLVYMKYDTPFIFAEVNSDKVYWQRQDDGSFKIVYVEEKAIGTLIVTKAVGSNMQDDVTHIYKHPEGSEAERKAVETAAAHGSKPNVYTNRDSAEDVALQVEAQDAVMGQDLTVSVVLTNRGSSTRTVKLHLYLSVTFYTGVTGPVFKESKKEVVLAPGATERVSMPVAYKEYRPQLVDQGSMLLNVSGHVKENGQVLAKQHTFRLRTPDLSLTLLGAAVVGQECEVQIVFKNPLPVTLTNVVFRLEGSGLQRPKILNVGDIGGNETVTLHQKFVPVRPGPRQLIASLDSPQLSQVHGVIQVDVAPAPGGGGFFSNAGGNSPLGETIPMASRGGA; translated from the exons ATGGATGGTCCTCGTTCAGATGTGGGCCGCTGGGGCGGGAACCCCTGGCAGCCCCCTACCACACCTtcgccagagccagagccagagccagagccagagagacGGTCTCGTCGAGGAGGCCGTTCCTTCTGGGCTcgctgctgtggctgctgctccTGCCGAAACAGGGCAGATGATGACTGGGGACCTGAGCCCCACCGAGACCGAGGGTCTGGCTCTGGGAGGCGAAGACCCGACTCCCGGGGCTCAGATTCCCGCCGGCCTGGCTCCCGGGCCAGCGGTGTGAACGCAGCTGGAGATGGCACCATCCGAG AGGGCATGCTGGTGGTGACTGGTGTGGATCTGCTGAGTTCGCGGTCAGACCAGAATCGCCGAGAGCACCACACAGATGAGTTTGAATACGATGAGTTGATTATACGCCGTGGGCAGCCTTTTCACATGGTTCTGCACTTCTCTCGCCCCTATGAATCCTCTGATCGCGTCGCCCTGGAGCTGCTTATTG GAAACAACCCTGAGGTGGGAAAAGGCACCCACGTGATCATCCCAGTGGGCAAGGGGGGCAGTGGAGGCTGGAAAGCCCAGGTGACCAAGGCCAGTGGGCAGAATCTGAACCTCCGAGTCCACACCTCCCCCAATGCCATCATCGGCAAGTTTCAGTTCACTGTCCGCACACACTCAGAGGCTGGCGAGTTCCAGCTGCCTTTTGACCCCCACAACGAGATCTACATCCTCTTTAATCCTTGGTGCCCAG AGGACATCGTGTACGTGGACCATGAGGACTGGCGACAGGAGTACGTGCTTAATGAGTCTGGGAGAATCTACTACGGGACTGAAGCACAGATTGGTGAGCGGACCTGGAACTATGGGCAG ttTGATCATGGGGTGCTGGATGCTTGCCTGTACATTCTGGACCGGCGGGGCATGCCATATGGAGGCCGTGGGGACCCTGTCAGTGTCTCCCGGGTCATCTCTGCCATG GTGAACTCCTTGGATGACAATGGGGTCCTGATTGGAAACTGGTCTGGTGATTACTCTCGAGGCACCAACCCTTCAGCGTGGGTGGGCAGCGTGGAGATCCTACTCAGCTACCTCCGCACTGGCTATTCTGTCCCCTATGGCCAGTGCTGGGTCTTCGCCGGTGTGACCACCACAG TGCTGCGTTGCCTGGGCCTGGCTACCCGCACTGTCACCAACTTCAACTCGGCACATGACACAGACACATCCCTCACCATGGACATCTACTTTGACGAGAACATGAAGCCCCTGGAGCACCTGAACCATGATTCTGTTTG GAACTTCCACGTGTGGAATGACTGCTGGATGAAGAGGCCAGACCTGCCCTCTGGCTTTGACGGGTGGCAAGTGGTAGACGCCACGCCCCAGGAGACCAGCAGCG GGATCTTCTGCTGTGGCCCCTGCTCTGTGGAATCCATCAAGAATGGCCTAGTCTACATGAAGTATGACACACCCTTCATTTTTGCCGAG GTCAACAGTGACAAAGTTTACTGGCAGCGACAGGACGATGGCAGCTTCAAGATCGTGTATGTGGAAGAGAAGGCCATTGGCACGCTCATTGTCACAAAAGCTGTTGGATCCAACATGCAGGACGATGTCACCCACATCTATAAACACCCAGAAG GCTCAGAAGCAGAGCGCAAGGCGGTGGAGACAGCAGCTGCGCATGGCAGCAAACCCAACGTGTACACCAACCGCGACTCGGCTGAGGATGTGGCCCTGCAGGTGGAGGCCCAAGACGCAGTGATGGGGCAGGACCTGACAGTCTCCGTAGTGCTGACCAATCGCGGCAGCAGCACCCGCACTGTGAAGCTGCATCTCTACCTCTCAGTCACCTTCTACACTGGTGTTACAGGGCCTGTCTTCAAGGAGAGCAAGAAGGAAGTGGTGCTCGCGCCAGGGGCCA CGGAACGCGTGTCCATGCCTGTGGCCTACAAGGAATACCGGCCCCAACTCGTAGACCAGGGGTCCATGCTGCTCAATGTCTCAGGCCACGTCAAGGAGAATGGACAGGTGCTGGCCAAACAGCATACCTTCCGTCTGCGCACCCCAGATCTCTCCCTCACA TTATTGGGGGCAGCTGTGGTTGGCCAGGAGTGCGAAGTACAGATTGTCTTCAAGAACCCCTTGCCTGTCACCCTCACCAATGTCGTCTTCCGGCTTGAGGGCTCCGGGCTACAGAGACCCAAGATCCTCAATGTGGG GGACATTGGGGGCAACGAGACAGTGACACTACACCAGAAGTTTGTGCCTGTGCGGCCAGGCCCCCGCCAGCTCATCGCCAGCTTGGACAGCCCACAGCTCTCCCAGGTGCATGGTGTCATCCAGGTGGACGTGGCTCcagcccctgggggtgggggcttcttTTCAAATGCTGGAGGCAATAGTCCCTTGGGGGAGACCATCCCTATGGCATC
- the TGM1 gene encoding protein-glutamine gamma-glutamyltransferase K isoform X3, producing the protein MEQSGSPFSAPQPRPLPLINHVPPRPHTFHLPAASPVPAVPTWLLDSALLSPAPPPGVMDGPRSDVGRWGGNPWQPPTTPSPEPEPEPEPERRSRRGGRSFWARCCGCCSCRNRADDDWGPEPHRDRGSGSGRRRPDSRGSDSRRPGSRASGVNAAGDGTIREGMLVVTGVDLLSSRSDQNRREHHTDEFEYDELIIRRGQPFHMVLHFSRPYESSDRVALELLIEDIVYVDHEDWRQEYVLNESGRIYYGTEAQIGERTWNYGQFDHGVLDACLYILDRRGMPYGGRGDPVSVSRVISAMVNSLDDNGVLIGNWSGDYSRGTNPSAWVGSVEILLSYLRTGYSVPYGQCWVFAGVTTTVLRCLGLATRTVTNFNSAHDTDTSLTMDIYFDENMKPLEHLNHDSVWNFHVWNDCWMKRPDLPSGFDGWQVVDATPQETSSGIFCCGPCSVESIKNGLVYMKYDTPFIFAEVNSDKVYWQRQDDGSFKIVYVEEKAIGTLIVTKAVGSNMQDDVTHIYKHPEGSEAERKAVETAAAHGSKPNVYTNRDSAEDVALQVEAQDAVMGQDLTVSVVLTNRGSSTRTVKLHLYLSVTFYTGVTGPVFKESKKEVVLAPGATERVSMPVAYKEYRPQLVDQGSMLLNVSGHVKENGQVLAKQHTFRLRTPDLSLTLLGAAVVGQECEVQIVFKNPLPVTLTNVVFRLEGSGLQRPKILNVGDIGGNETVTLHQKFVPVRPGPRQLIASLDSPQLSQVHGVIQVDVAPAPGGGGFFSNAGGNSPLGETIPMASRGGA; encoded by the exons ATGGAACAATCAGGCTCCCCCTTCTCTGCGCCTCAGCCCCGCCCTCTCCCCCTCATAAACCACGTACCGCCCCGGCCCCACACCTTCCACTTGCCAGCCGCCAGCCCCGTCCCAGCAGTCCCGACCTGGCTGCTGGACTCAGCGCTGCTGTCGCCAGCACCGCCACCAG GCGTGATGGATGGTCCTCGTTCAGATGTGGGCCGCTGGGGCGGGAACCCCTGGCAGCCCCCTACCACACCTtcgccagagccagagccagagccagagccagagagacGGTCTCGTCGAGGAGGCCGTTCCTTCTGGGCTcgctgctgtggctgctgctccTGCCGAAACAGGGCAGATGATGACTGGGGACCTGAGCCCCACCGAGACCGAGGGTCTGGCTCTGGGAGGCGAAGACCCGACTCCCGGGGCTCAGATTCCCGCCGGCCTGGCTCCCGGGCCAGCGGTGTGAACGCAGCTGGAGATGGCACCATCCGAG AGGGCATGCTGGTGGTGACTGGTGTGGATCTGCTGAGTTCGCGGTCAGACCAGAATCGCCGAGAGCACCACACAGATGAGTTTGAATACGATGAGTTGATTATACGCCGTGGGCAGCCTTTTCACATGGTTCTGCACTTCTCTCGCCCCTATGAATCCTCTGATCGCGTCGCCCTGGAGCTGCTTATTG AGGACATCGTGTACGTGGACCATGAGGACTGGCGACAGGAGTACGTGCTTAATGAGTCTGGGAGAATCTACTACGGGACTGAAGCACAGATTGGTGAGCGGACCTGGAACTATGGGCAG ttTGATCATGGGGTGCTGGATGCTTGCCTGTACATTCTGGACCGGCGGGGCATGCCATATGGAGGCCGTGGGGACCCTGTCAGTGTCTCCCGGGTCATCTCTGCCATG GTGAACTCCTTGGATGACAATGGGGTCCTGATTGGAAACTGGTCTGGTGATTACTCTCGAGGCACCAACCCTTCAGCGTGGGTGGGCAGCGTGGAGATCCTACTCAGCTACCTCCGCACTGGCTATTCTGTCCCCTATGGCCAGTGCTGGGTCTTCGCCGGTGTGACCACCACAG TGCTGCGTTGCCTGGGCCTGGCTACCCGCACTGTCACCAACTTCAACTCGGCACATGACACAGACACATCCCTCACCATGGACATCTACTTTGACGAGAACATGAAGCCCCTGGAGCACCTGAACCATGATTCTGTTTG GAACTTCCACGTGTGGAATGACTGCTGGATGAAGAGGCCAGACCTGCCCTCTGGCTTTGACGGGTGGCAAGTGGTAGACGCCACGCCCCAGGAGACCAGCAGCG GGATCTTCTGCTGTGGCCCCTGCTCTGTGGAATCCATCAAGAATGGCCTAGTCTACATGAAGTATGACACACCCTTCATTTTTGCCGAG GTCAACAGTGACAAAGTTTACTGGCAGCGACAGGACGATGGCAGCTTCAAGATCGTGTATGTGGAAGAGAAGGCCATTGGCACGCTCATTGTCACAAAAGCTGTTGGATCCAACATGCAGGACGATGTCACCCACATCTATAAACACCCAGAAG GCTCAGAAGCAGAGCGCAAGGCGGTGGAGACAGCAGCTGCGCATGGCAGCAAACCCAACGTGTACACCAACCGCGACTCGGCTGAGGATGTGGCCCTGCAGGTGGAGGCCCAAGACGCAGTGATGGGGCAGGACCTGACAGTCTCCGTAGTGCTGACCAATCGCGGCAGCAGCACCCGCACTGTGAAGCTGCATCTCTACCTCTCAGTCACCTTCTACACTGGTGTTACAGGGCCTGTCTTCAAGGAGAGCAAGAAGGAAGTGGTGCTCGCGCCAGGGGCCA CGGAACGCGTGTCCATGCCTGTGGCCTACAAGGAATACCGGCCCCAACTCGTAGACCAGGGGTCCATGCTGCTCAATGTCTCAGGCCACGTCAAGGAGAATGGACAGGTGCTGGCCAAACAGCATACCTTCCGTCTGCGCACCCCAGATCTCTCCCTCACA TTATTGGGGGCAGCTGTGGTTGGCCAGGAGTGCGAAGTACAGATTGTCTTCAAGAACCCCTTGCCTGTCACCCTCACCAATGTCGTCTTCCGGCTTGAGGGCTCCGGGCTACAGAGACCCAAGATCCTCAATGTGGG GGACATTGGGGGCAACGAGACAGTGACACTACACCAGAAGTTTGTGCCTGTGCGGCCAGGCCCCCGCCAGCTCATCGCCAGCTTGGACAGCCCACAGCTCTCCCAGGTGCATGGTGTCATCCAGGTGGACGTGGCTCcagcccctgggggtgggggcttcttTTCAAATGCTGGAGGCAATAGTCCCTTGGGGGAGACCATCCCTATGGCATC
- the TGM1 gene encoding protein-glutamine gamma-glutamyltransferase K isoform X1 has protein sequence MEQSGSPFSAPQPRPLPLINHVPPRPHTFHLPAASPVPAVPTWLLDSALLSPAPPPGVMDGPRSDVGRWGGNPWQPPTTPSPEPEPEPEPERRSRRGGRSFWARCCGCCSCRNRADDDWGPEPHRDRGSGSGRRRPDSRGSDSRRPGSRASGVNAAGDGTIREGMLVVTGVDLLSSRSDQNRREHHTDEFEYDELIIRRGQPFHMVLHFSRPYESSDRVALELLIGNNPEVGKGTHVIIPVGKGGSGGWKAQVTKASGQNLNLRVHTSPNAIIGKFQFTVRTHSEAGEFQLPFDPHNEIYILFNPWCPEDIVYVDHEDWRQEYVLNESGRIYYGTEAQIGERTWNYGQFDHGVLDACLYILDRRGMPYGGRGDPVSVSRVISAMVNSLDDNGVLIGNWSGDYSRGTNPSAWVGSVEILLSYLRTGYSVPYGQCWVFAGVTTTVLRCLGLATRTVTNFNSAHDTDTSLTMDIYFDENMKPLEHLNHDSVWNFHVWNDCWMKRPDLPSGFDGWQVVDATPQETSSGIFCCGPCSVESIKNGLVYMKYDTPFIFAEVNSDKVYWQRQDDGSFKIVYVEEKAIGTLIVTKAVGSNMQDDVTHIYKHPEGSEAERKAVETAAAHGSKPNVYTNRDSAEDVALQVEAQDAVMGQDLTVSVVLTNRGSSTRTVKLHLYLSVTFYTGVTGPVFKESKKEVVLAPGATERVSMPVAYKEYRPQLVDQGSMLLNVSGHVKENGQVLAKQHTFRLRTPDLSLTLLGAAVVGQECEVQIVFKNPLPVTLTNVVFRLEGSGLQRPKILNVGDIGGNETVTLHQKFVPVRPGPRQLIASLDSPQLSQVHGVIQVDVAPAPGGGGFFSNAGGNSPLGETIPMASRGGA, from the exons ATGGAACAATCAGGCTCCCCCTTCTCTGCGCCTCAGCCCCGCCCTCTCCCCCTCATAAACCACGTACCGCCCCGGCCCCACACCTTCCACTTGCCAGCCGCCAGCCCCGTCCCAGCAGTCCCGACCTGGCTGCTGGACTCAGCGCTGCTGTCGCCAGCACCGCCACCAG GCGTGATGGATGGTCCTCGTTCAGATGTGGGCCGCTGGGGCGGGAACCCCTGGCAGCCCCCTACCACACCTtcgccagagccagagccagagccagagccagagagacGGTCTCGTCGAGGAGGCCGTTCCTTCTGGGCTcgctgctgtggctgctgctccTGCCGAAACAGGGCAGATGATGACTGGGGACCTGAGCCCCACCGAGACCGAGGGTCTGGCTCTGGGAGGCGAAGACCCGACTCCCGGGGCTCAGATTCCCGCCGGCCTGGCTCCCGGGCCAGCGGTGTGAACGCAGCTGGAGATGGCACCATCCGAG AGGGCATGCTGGTGGTGACTGGTGTGGATCTGCTGAGTTCGCGGTCAGACCAGAATCGCCGAGAGCACCACACAGATGAGTTTGAATACGATGAGTTGATTATACGCCGTGGGCAGCCTTTTCACATGGTTCTGCACTTCTCTCGCCCCTATGAATCCTCTGATCGCGTCGCCCTGGAGCTGCTTATTG GAAACAACCCTGAGGTGGGAAAAGGCACCCACGTGATCATCCCAGTGGGCAAGGGGGGCAGTGGAGGCTGGAAAGCCCAGGTGACCAAGGCCAGTGGGCAGAATCTGAACCTCCGAGTCCACACCTCCCCCAATGCCATCATCGGCAAGTTTCAGTTCACTGTCCGCACACACTCAGAGGCTGGCGAGTTCCAGCTGCCTTTTGACCCCCACAACGAGATCTACATCCTCTTTAATCCTTGGTGCCCAG AGGACATCGTGTACGTGGACCATGAGGACTGGCGACAGGAGTACGTGCTTAATGAGTCTGGGAGAATCTACTACGGGACTGAAGCACAGATTGGTGAGCGGACCTGGAACTATGGGCAG ttTGATCATGGGGTGCTGGATGCTTGCCTGTACATTCTGGACCGGCGGGGCATGCCATATGGAGGCCGTGGGGACCCTGTCAGTGTCTCCCGGGTCATCTCTGCCATG GTGAACTCCTTGGATGACAATGGGGTCCTGATTGGAAACTGGTCTGGTGATTACTCTCGAGGCACCAACCCTTCAGCGTGGGTGGGCAGCGTGGAGATCCTACTCAGCTACCTCCGCACTGGCTATTCTGTCCCCTATGGCCAGTGCTGGGTCTTCGCCGGTGTGACCACCACAG TGCTGCGTTGCCTGGGCCTGGCTACCCGCACTGTCACCAACTTCAACTCGGCACATGACACAGACACATCCCTCACCATGGACATCTACTTTGACGAGAACATGAAGCCCCTGGAGCACCTGAACCATGATTCTGTTTG GAACTTCCACGTGTGGAATGACTGCTGGATGAAGAGGCCAGACCTGCCCTCTGGCTTTGACGGGTGGCAAGTGGTAGACGCCACGCCCCAGGAGACCAGCAGCG GGATCTTCTGCTGTGGCCCCTGCTCTGTGGAATCCATCAAGAATGGCCTAGTCTACATGAAGTATGACACACCCTTCATTTTTGCCGAG GTCAACAGTGACAAAGTTTACTGGCAGCGACAGGACGATGGCAGCTTCAAGATCGTGTATGTGGAAGAGAAGGCCATTGGCACGCTCATTGTCACAAAAGCTGTTGGATCCAACATGCAGGACGATGTCACCCACATCTATAAACACCCAGAAG GCTCAGAAGCAGAGCGCAAGGCGGTGGAGACAGCAGCTGCGCATGGCAGCAAACCCAACGTGTACACCAACCGCGACTCGGCTGAGGATGTGGCCCTGCAGGTGGAGGCCCAAGACGCAGTGATGGGGCAGGACCTGACAGTCTCCGTAGTGCTGACCAATCGCGGCAGCAGCACCCGCACTGTGAAGCTGCATCTCTACCTCTCAGTCACCTTCTACACTGGTGTTACAGGGCCTGTCTTCAAGGAGAGCAAGAAGGAAGTGGTGCTCGCGCCAGGGGCCA CGGAACGCGTGTCCATGCCTGTGGCCTACAAGGAATACCGGCCCCAACTCGTAGACCAGGGGTCCATGCTGCTCAATGTCTCAGGCCACGTCAAGGAGAATGGACAGGTGCTGGCCAAACAGCATACCTTCCGTCTGCGCACCCCAGATCTCTCCCTCACA TTATTGGGGGCAGCTGTGGTTGGCCAGGAGTGCGAAGTACAGATTGTCTTCAAGAACCCCTTGCCTGTCACCCTCACCAATGTCGTCTTCCGGCTTGAGGGCTCCGGGCTACAGAGACCCAAGATCCTCAATGTGGG GGACATTGGGGGCAACGAGACAGTGACACTACACCAGAAGTTTGTGCCTGTGCGGCCAGGCCCCCGCCAGCTCATCGCCAGCTTGGACAGCCCACAGCTCTCCCAGGTGCATGGTGTCATCCAGGTGGACGTGGCTCcagcccctgggggtgggggcttcttTTCAAATGCTGGAGGCAATAGTCCCTTGGGGGAGACCATCCCTATGGCATC
- the RABGGTA gene encoding geranylgeranyl transferase type-2 subunit alpha isoform X2 — MRQAGELDESVLELTSQILGANPDFATLWNCRREVLQRLEAQKSPEELAALVKTELGFLESCLRVNPKSYGTWHHRCWLLGRLPEPNWARELELCARFLEVDERNFHCWDYRRFVAAQAAVPPAEELAFTDSLITRNFSNYSSWHYRSCLLPQLHPQPDSGPQGRLPEDVLLKELELVQNAFFTDPNDQSAWFYHRWLLGRADPQDALRCLHVSRDEACLTVSFSRPVLVGPRTETLLLMVDESPLAVEWRTPDGRNWPGHVWLCDLPATSLNDQLPHHTFRVIWTAGDAQKECVLLKGHQEGWCRDSATDEQLFRCELSVEKSTVLQSELESCKELQELEPENKWCLLTIILLMRALDPLLYEKETLQYFQTLKAVDPMRAAYLDDLRSKFLLENSLLKMEYAEVRVLHLGHKDLTVLCHLEQLLLVTHLDLSHNRLRALPPALAALRCLEVLQANDNAIESLDGVTNLPRLQELSLCNNRLQQRMVLQPLASCPRLVLLNLQGNPLCQAVGTSEYLAELLPLVNSILV, encoded by the exons ATG CGCCAGGCTGGTGAGCTGGATGAATCAGTGCTGGAACTGACAAGCCAGATTCTGGGAGCCAACCCTGACTTTGCCACCCTGTGGAACTGTCGGCGTGAGGTGCTTCAGCGGCTGGAGGCCCAAAA GTCCCCCGAGGAGCTGGCAGCTCTGGTGAAGACAGAACTGGGCTTCCTGGAAAGCTGCCTGCGGGTGAATCCCAAGTCCTATGGTACCTGGCACCACCGCTGCTGGCTGCTGGGCCGCCTGCCGGAGCCCAACTGGGCCCGGGAGCTGGAGTTATGTGCCCGCTTCCTCGAGGTTGATGAACGGAACT TTCACTGCTGGGATTACCGGCGTTTTGTGGCCGCTCAGGCAGCTGTGCCTCCTGCAGAGGAGTTAGCCTTCACTGACAGCCTCATTACCCGAAACTTTTCCAACTACTCCTCTTGGCATTACCGCTCCTGTCTCTTGCCCCAGCTGCACCCCCAGCCAGACTCTGGACCACAGGGACGTCTCCCTGAGGATGTGCTCCTCAAAG AACTGGAGCTGGTACAGAACGCCTTCTTCACTGACCCCAATGATCAGAGCGCCTGGTTCTATCACCGCTGGCTCCTGGGAAGAG CTGACCCCCAGGATGCCCTGCGCTGCCTGCACGTGAGCCGAGATGAGGCCTGTCTGACTGTCTCCTTCTCTCGGCCTGTCCTG GTGGGGCCCAGGACAGAGACATTGCTGCTCATGGTGGACGAGTCACCCTTGGCTGTGGAATGGAGGACCCCAGATGGCAGAAACTGGCCTGGCCACGTCTGG CTCTGTGACTTGCCCGCCACCTCCCTCAATGACCAGTTGCCCCACCATACATTTCGTGTCATTTGGACAGCAGGCGATGCCCAAAAGGAGTGTGTGCTTTTAAAAG GCCACCAGGAGGGCTGGTGCCGGGACTCAGCCACGGATGAGCAGCTTTTCAG GTGTGAGCTGTCAGTGGAGAAGTCCACGGTGCTGCAGTCTGAACTTGAATCCTGTAAGGAGCTGCAGGAGCTGGAGCCTGAGAATAAGT GGTGCCTGCTCACCATCATCCTGCTGATGCGGGCACTGGACCCCCTGCTGTATGAGAAAGAGACACTGCAGTATTTCCAGACCCTCAAG gctgTGGACCCGATGCGGGCAGCGTACCTGGATGACCTGCGCAGCAAGTTCCTGCTAGAGAATAGCTTGCTCAAGATGGAGTACGCCGAGGTGCGCGTGCTGCACCTCGGTCACAAG GATCTGACGGTACTCTGTCATCTGGAACAGCTGCTCTTGGTCACTCATCTGGACCTGTCACATAATCGTCTCcgagccctgccccctgccctggctgCCCTGCGCTGCCTTGAG gtCCTGCAGGCCAATGATAATGCCATAGAGTCCCTGGACGGTGTCACTAACCTGCCCCGGCTGCAGGAGCTCTCGCTGTGTAACAACC GCCTCCAGCAGCGCATGGTGCTCCAGCCTCTtgcctcctgccccaggctggTCCTCCTCAACCTGCAGGGCAACCCCCTGTGCCAAGCAGTGGGCACCTCTGAGTACCTGGCTGAGCTCTTGCCTTTGGTTAACAGCATCCTTGTCTAG